The Streptomyces sp. NBC_01689 genome includes a window with the following:
- a CDS encoding asparagine synthase-related protein — protein MRWLVGWSSTAARAPEIGSAGATGSDGETVHPVGSQLLWGDPDPLWAVGDWRPDEVRVVKADEQNRIAVLGICGASDEELRVGLFAARGGALRHLTAWSGSYTAVVQVGRRVTVAGDLAGVRPVFYTPWADGTAYATAALPLADLIEANLDFGHLAAVLAAPDVPAAVHDSTPYEGVRRIPPGHALILRTGAREIAGYEPVASLAVAAPSADPERAVDGVRDALVEAVRARLAAPRHVPGTDIDPGPVPGMGPAERRAARGMPVPGIGADLSGGPASGTLALLAAGLPGAPGTVLGHGTGAGERLLAVTFNDLTARGREAELERAGTLAANPRLHHVVVAGTEETLPYADLDGPLTDEPGPSLVTAARHRARLAAGSADHFTGYGARQVLDAHPARLADLLMDRKRRHLVRPVAALAKADGSVMVPARVYGAARKLARTPYRTGVDVLADRLLHRRFEEPGGAVGASLAALTWARPGPAARWLTGEALAEVSVRLQGITGRPGVGPGQRPGDFRARAALARHAGDLRVLEQAAEIRFQRLHMPFLDNQVVRACRVLPEALRVQPGARAEILRSVLEGAGVAELPPGWGAPSHASSAAAARTGLRVAADSLIALFDTPLLAQAGLVEARVVRKALRAAAAGEPLPLDGLADLVALELWLRRLLARRGTCWTGTPARQRAVPAGIVPQGRALGAGAGGRG, from the coding sequence ATGCGGTGGTTGGTGGGGTGGAGCAGTACCGCCGCCAGGGCGCCCGAGATCGGTTCGGCGGGCGCCACCGGAAGCGACGGCGAGACCGTGCACCCGGTGGGCTCCCAACTCCTGTGGGGCGACCCCGATCCGCTCTGGGCGGTCGGTGACTGGCGCCCCGACGAGGTCCGCGTCGTGAAGGCCGACGAGCAGAACCGGATCGCGGTCCTCGGCATCTGCGGCGCGAGCGACGAGGAGCTCAGGGTCGGCCTCTTCGCGGCGCGCGGCGGCGCACTGCGGCATCTCACCGCGTGGTCCGGCAGTTACACCGCCGTCGTCCAGGTCGGCCGCCGCGTCACCGTCGCGGGCGATCTCGCGGGCGTCCGGCCCGTCTTCTACACCCCCTGGGCCGACGGCACGGCGTACGCGACCGCCGCGCTCCCCCTCGCCGACCTCATCGAGGCCAACCTCGACTTCGGACACCTGGCGGCCGTGCTCGCGGCCCCGGACGTCCCGGCCGCCGTCCACGACTCCACCCCCTACGAGGGCGTGCGGCGCATCCCGCCGGGCCACGCACTGATCCTGCGTACCGGTGCGCGGGAGATCGCCGGCTACGAACCCGTCGCCTCGCTCGCCGTCGCTGCGCCCTCCGCCGACCCCGAGCGCGCGGTGGACGGCGTCCGCGACGCGCTGGTCGAGGCGGTGCGCGCGCGGCTCGCGGCGCCCCGGCACGTGCCCGGCACCGACATCGACCCCGGGCCCGTGCCCGGGATGGGCCCGGCGGAACGGCGCGCGGCGCGGGGCATGCCGGTGCCCGGGATCGGGGCCGACCTCTCGGGCGGACCGGCCTCGGGGACGCTGGCCCTGCTCGCCGCGGGGCTCCCCGGTGCGCCCGGGACCGTACTGGGGCATGGCACGGGAGCCGGCGAACGGCTGCTCGCGGTCACGTTCAACGACCTCACGGCGCGCGGGCGGGAGGCCGAACTGGAGCGGGCCGGGACGCTGGCCGCCAACCCGCGGCTGCACCACGTGGTCGTCGCCGGGACCGAGGAGACCCTCCCCTACGCCGACCTGGACGGACCGCTGACCGACGAGCCCGGACCCTCGCTGGTGACCGCGGCGCGGCACCGGGCGCGGCTCGCCGCCGGCAGCGCGGACCACTTCACGGGGTACGGGGCCCGGCAGGTGCTCGACGCCCATCCGGCGCGACTGGCCGACCTGCTGATGGACCGCAAGAGACGTCATCTGGTGCGGCCCGTCGCCGCGCTGGCCAAGGCCGACGGCTCGGTCATGGTTCCCGCGCGCGTGTACGGCGCGGCACGCAAGCTGGCCCGCACGCCGTACCGGACCGGTGTCGACGTCCTCGCCGACCGGCTGCTGCACCGGCGGTTCGAGGAACCCGGCGGAGCGGTCGGGGCGTCGCTCGCCGCGCTCACCTGGGCCAGGCCCGGTCCCGCGGCGCGTTGGCTGACCGGTGAGGCGTTGGCTGAAGTATCGGTTCGCCTGCAGGGAATCACAGGTCGGCCGGGGGTCGGGCCCGGACAGCGGCCCGGTGACTTCCGGGCCCGTGCGGCGCTCGCCCGGCATGCCGGGGATCTCCGTGTCCTGGAGCAGGCCGCCGAGATCCGGTTCCAGCGGCTGCACATGCCGTTCCTCGACAACCAGGTGGTCCGCGCCTGCCGTGTCCTTCCGGAGGCGCTGCGGGTGCAGCCGGGGGCGCGGGCGGAGATCCTGCGTTCGGTGCTGGAGGGGGCCGGGGTCGCCGAACTGCCGCCCGGGTGGGGGGCGCCGTCGCACGCGTCCTCGGCGGCGGCCGCGCGGACGGGGCTGCGGGTGGCCGCGGACTCCCTGATCGCGCTCTTCGACACGCCGTTGCTCGCGCAGGCGGGGCTGGTGGAGGCGCGGGTCGTCCGCAAGGCCCTGCGGGCGGCCGCGGCGGGGGAGCCGCTGCCGCTGGACGGGCTCGCGGACCTGGTCGCCCTGGAGCTGTGGCTGCGACGGCTGCTGGCCCGCCGGGGGACGTGCTGGACGGGGACGCCCGCCCGGCAGCGGGCGGTACCCGCGGGGATCGTTCCGCAGGGGCGGGCGTTGGGGGCGGGGGCCGGGGGGCGGGGGTAG
- a CDS encoding NAD(P)/FAD-dependent oxidoreductase has protein sequence MVKEPVRILIVGGGYVGMYTALRLQRKLKSELKRGEVELVVVSPDPYMTYQPFLPEAAAGSISPRHVVVPLRRVLDRCRIVIGEVRSIDHARRTATLSTLATEEGVGTEQLTYDELVLAPGSISRALPIPGLADFAIGFKTVEEAIGLRNHVIEQMDIASSTRDPAIRDAALTFVFVGGGYAGVEALGELEDMARYTARYYHNIEPGDMKWILVEASDRILPEVGEEMGKYTITELRRRNIDVRLGTRLDSCADRIAVLSDGARFPTRTVVWTAGVKPHPVLAATDLPLNARGRLRCTPQLTVDGTPHAWAAGDAAAVPDVTAAETGTETAPNAQHAVRQAGVLGDNIAHSLRGEPLETYSHKYVGSVASLGLHKGVAHVYGRKLKGYPAWFMHRVYHLSRVPTFNRKARVLAEWTLAGLFKREIVSLGSLEHPRAEFELAAGGKHPLDPKLDPKGSS, from the coding sequence ATGGTGAAGGAACCTGTGCGCATTCTCATCGTCGGCGGCGGCTACGTCGGGATGTACACCGCCCTCCGTCTCCAGCGGAAGTTGAAGTCGGAACTTAAACGGGGCGAGGTCGAGCTCGTCGTCGTCTCGCCCGACCCCTATATGACGTATCAGCCGTTCCTTCCCGAAGCGGCCGCCGGCTCGATCTCCCCGCGCCATGTGGTCGTCCCGCTGCGCCGGGTCCTCGACCGCTGCCGGATCGTCATCGGCGAGGTCCGTTCCATCGACCACGCCCGGCGCACCGCGACGCTCAGCACGCTCGCCACCGAGGAGGGCGTGGGCACGGAACAGCTCACCTACGACGAACTCGTCCTCGCCCCCGGCTCGATCTCGCGCGCCCTCCCGATCCCCGGCCTCGCCGACTTCGCCATCGGCTTCAAGACCGTCGAGGAGGCCATCGGCCTGCGCAACCACGTCATCGAGCAGATGGACATCGCCTCCTCCACCCGCGACCCCGCGATCCGCGACGCGGCCCTGACCTTCGTCTTCGTGGGAGGCGGATACGCGGGCGTCGAGGCGCTCGGCGAGCTGGAGGACATGGCCCGCTACACGGCGCGGTATTACCACAACATCGAGCCCGGGGACATGAAGTGGATCCTCGTCGAGGCCTCCGACCGCATCCTCCCCGAGGTCGGCGAGGAGATGGGCAAGTACACGATCACCGAGCTGCGCCGCCGCAACATCGACGTACGCCTGGGCACCCGCCTCGACTCCTGCGCCGACCGGATCGCCGTCCTCAGTGACGGCGCCCGCTTCCCCACCCGTACGGTCGTGTGGACCGCCGGGGTGAAGCCGCACCCGGTGCTCGCCGCGACCGACCTGCCGCTGAACGCACGCGGCCGTCTCCGGTGCACCCCGCAGCTCACCGTCGACGGCACCCCGCACGCGTGGGCGGCCGGAGACGCCGCCGCCGTGCCCGACGTCACCGCCGCGGAGACCGGCACGGAGACCGCGCCCAACGCCCAGCACGCGGTGCGCCAGGCCGGCGTCCTCGGGGACAACATCGCGCACTCCCTGCGCGGCGAACCGCTCGAGACGTACTCCCACAAGTACGTCGGCTCGGTCGCGTCCCTGGGGCTGCACAAGGGCGTCGCGCACGTCTACGGCCGCAAGCTGAAGGGCTATCCTGCCTGGTTCATGCACCGCGTCTACCACCTCAGCAGGGTCCCGACCTTCAACCGCAAGGCCCGTGTACTCGCCGAATGGACCTTGGCGGGACTCTTCAAGAGGGAGATCGTGTCCCTCGGATCCCTCGAACACCCCCGAGCGGAGTTCGAACTCGCGGCCGGTGGAAAACATCCGCTCGACCCGAAGCTCGACCCGAAGGGGTCGTCCTGA
- a CDS encoding sigma-70 family RNA polymerase sigma factor gives MSVDGRDESLGDGGAEAGGLPSQQVPSQGGPPGDDLGPSAPPRPAGVPNPSGAPHLPGPSGGGQGPTGDPSVPAQRDRFDPRDVSSVLPSPPEQPPSDADLIGRMRSGDDTAYEALYRRHAEAVRRYARTCCRDAHTADDLTAEVFARMLQAVRGGHGPEHAVRAYLLTTVRRVAAHWTKTAKREQLVDDFAVFAAQTARGTESPDDDTLGLGADARALREADRSMAMQAFRSLPERWQAVLWHTEVEDESPSEVATLFGLDANGTRVLASRAREGLKQAYLQAHVSATLTGDEECARYADRLGAYARGGLRTRAERGLRKHLEECAKCRLAAGQIKEVASGIPAVVPVAVIGWFGAAGYAKAVALIAGGAGAGAAGAAGAAAAAGGSGAAGGGAAASEGLGAPVKAGIAAGVVAVAAAAVALALVGNETAARKPEARPAASPAVEAPPRTPALPPSKRPAPQQPVAATVPTRAPAPAPAPKSPPKPAPTPSPTPTKTAADPTPDPTPPPPPSPPLPPDPAPTPTPAPEPVVYRWNQLRYDLTGDHTRPEMRLGASSWVWQRWGMSIADQRYAYGVTVHGASSVTVDLNRPCSAYEARVGVDDLTMGLGRVSFSVYADGAHLWRSPLVAGGDRAIPVRVDLTGRRTVRLVVEPRTPFDSVTLADWAESKFECR, from the coding sequence ATGAGCGTTGACGGGCGGGACGAGTCACTCGGTGACGGGGGCGCGGAGGCGGGTGGCCTGCCCTCGCAGCAGGTTCCCAGCCAGGGCGGACCCCCGGGAGACGATCTGGGCCCCTCCGCCCCCCCGAGGCCCGCGGGCGTCCCGAACCCGTCCGGCGCCCCGCACCTCCCCGGCCCCTCCGGGGGCGGCCAGGGCCCGACCGGCGACCCCAGCGTCCCGGCGCAGCGCGACCGGTTCGACCCCCGCGACGTCAGCAGTGTGCTGCCGTCCCCGCCCGAACAGCCGCCGTCCGACGCCGATCTGATCGGACGCATGCGCTCAGGCGACGACACGGCCTACGAGGCGCTGTACCGCCGCCACGCGGAGGCCGTCCGCCGCTACGCCCGTACCTGCTGCCGGGACGCGCACACCGCGGACGACCTGACCGCCGAGGTGTTCGCTCGCATGCTCCAGGCGGTGCGCGGCGGCCACGGCCCCGAGCACGCCGTACGCGCGTACCTGCTGACCACCGTCCGCCGGGTCGCCGCCCACTGGACGAAGACCGCGAAACGCGAGCAACTGGTCGACGACTTCGCGGTGTTCGCCGCGCAGACCGCGCGCGGCACGGAGAGCCCCGACGACGACACGCTCGGCCTCGGCGCCGACGCGCGCGCGCTGCGCGAGGCCGACCGGTCGATGGCCATGCAGGCGTTCCGCTCGCTGCCGGAGCGCTGGCAGGCGGTGCTGTGGCACACGGAGGTCGAGGACGAGTCGCCGAGCGAGGTCGCCACGCTCTTCGGGCTGGACGCCAACGGCACCCGTGTCCTCGCCAGCCGCGCCCGCGAGGGGCTCAAGCAGGCCTACCTCCAGGCCCACGTGAGCGCCACGCTCACCGGCGACGAGGAGTGCGCGCGCTACGCCGACCGGCTCGGCGCCTACGCCCGCGGCGGACTGCGCACCCGGGCCGAGCGCGGGCTGCGCAAGCACCTGGAGGAGTGCGCGAAGTGCCGGCTGGCCGCGGGCCAGATCAAGGAGGTCGCGAGCGGTATCCCGGCCGTCGTGCCGGTCGCGGTCATCGGCTGGTTCGGCGCCGCCGGGTACGCGAAGGCCGTCGCGCTCATCGCCGGCGGTGCCGGAGCCGGCGCGGCGGGCGCGGCGGGCGCGGCCGCCGCGGCGGGCGGCTCCGGTGCGGCCGGCGGCGGCGCGGCCGCCTCCGAAGGGCTCGGGGCGCCCGTCAAGGCCGGGATCGCGGCGGGCGTCGTCGCCGTGGCCGCCGCGGCGGTCGCACTCGCCCTGGTGGGCAACGAGACCGCCGCCAGGAAACCCGAGGCCAGACCCGCCGCCTCCCCCGCCGTCGAAGCGCCGCCCCGGACACCGGCGCTCCCGCCGTCGAAGAGGCCCGCGCCGCAGCAGCCGGTCGCGGCGACCGTGCCCACGCGCGCCCCCGCCCCCGCCCCGGCGCCGAAGTCCCCCCCGAAACCCGCGCCCACGCCGTCCCCGACCCCCACGAAGACGGCCGCGGACCCCACCCCCGACCCCACACCGCCCCCGCCCCCGTCGCCGCCGCTGCCCCCGGACCCGGCGCCCACCCCGACGCCCGCACCCGAGCCGGTCGTCTACCGGTGGAACCAGCTGCGCTACGACCTCACCGGCGACCACACCCGGCCCGAGATGCGGCTCGGCGCGAGCAGCTGGGTCTGGCAGCGCTGGGGGATGTCGATCGCGGACCAGCGGTACGCGTACGGAGTGACCGTCCACGGCGCGTCCTCCGTCACCGTCGACCTCAACCGCCCCTGCTCGGCCTACGAGGCCCGGGTCGGCGTCGACGACCTGACGATGGGGCTCGGCCGGGTCAGCTTCTCCGTCTACGCCGACGGAGCACACCTGTGGCGGTCACCCCTGGTCGCGGGCGGGGACCGCGCGATCCCCGTCCGGGTGGACCTCACGGGCCGCAGGACGGTCCGGCTCGTCGTGGAACCGCGCACACCGTTCGACTCCGTGACGCTGGCGGACTGGGCGGAGTCGAAGTTCGAGTGCCGGTGA
- a CDS encoding TetR/AcrR family transcriptional regulator — protein sequence MHIQDSHWSSASAIASGGTVGAAAGGNGRGPGDGSRTAPLRVDAQRNLEHVLRAAREVFGELGYGAPMEDVARRARVGVGTVYRRFPSKDVLVRRIAEEETSRLTDQARTALGQEDEPWSALSRFLRTSVASGAGRLLPPQILRVGVAEDETVADEARVPQQRSQSGTELRLVEQRPSPEDVVDDAGAAALLDVVGRLVDRARAAGELRPDVTVADVLLVIATAAPSLPDAAQQAAASARLLDILLEGLRSRPA from the coding sequence ATGCACATTCAGGACTCTCATTGGTCGTCCGCGTCTGCCATCGCATCCGGTGGCACGGTCGGCGCGGCAGCGGGCGGCAACGGCCGTGGTCCGGGGGACGGATCGCGGACGGCGCCGCTGCGCGTGGACGCACAGCGCAATCTGGAACACGTACTGCGCGCGGCGCGCGAGGTCTTCGGCGAGCTGGGATACGGCGCGCCGATGGAGGACGTCGCGCGGCGCGCCCGGGTCGGTGTCGGCACGGTGTACCGGCGCTTCCCGAGCAAGGACGTCCTGGTGCGCCGGATAGCCGAGGAGGAGACCTCCCGGCTGACCGATCAGGCGCGCACGGCGCTCGGTCAGGAGGACGAACCGTGGTCGGCGCTCTCGCGCTTCCTGCGGACGTCGGTGGCCTCGGGCGCGGGACGGCTGCTGCCGCCGCAGATCCTGCGGGTCGGTGTCGCGGAGGACGAGACCGTCGCGGACGAGGCCCGGGTGCCTCAGCAGCGGTCCCAGTCCGGCACCGAGCTCAGGCTCGTCGAGCAGAGGCCTTCGCCCGAGGACGTGGTCGACGACGCCGGAGCGGCCGCGCTGCTCGACGTGGTGGGCCGGCTGGTGGACCGGGCGCGGGCCGCGGGCGAGCTGCGCCCGGACGTGACCGTGGCGGACGTACTGCTGGTGATCGCCACGGCCGCGCCCTCGCTGCCGGACGCCGCCCAGCAGGCCGCGGCCTCGGCCCGGTTGCTGGACATCCTGCTGGAGGGACTGCGCTCGCGCCCGGCGTGA
- a CDS encoding BTAD domain-containing putative transcriptional regulator → MRYRILGVAQAEDERGTPTTVGGPRVRALLTALARRPDRTTSPETLIDEVWADDPPLDAPAALQALVGRLRRALGRDAVVSEPGGYRLRATSDDIDLFVFERLVREGTAALGHGDAPTAARSLREALALWRGPALADLPDRGAATRVEALRLEATRTRIEADLRLGRAPDLVPELRELTADHPYDEALRALLLRALRDAGRGADALAAYEEVRRALLDGLGTDPGPELRSLHAELLGRESGPTPIPVRPGRNSNIRPRLNSFVGRETDLEAIRSDLRGARLVTLTGPGGSGKTRLAEEAATGLPQAWLVELAPLDRPEAVPGAVVSALGLRETALMSNETVTGQDDPVALLVEYCAARPLLLVLDNCEHVIGAAADLAETLLTHCPGLTILATSREPLGVPGESVRPVEPLPPDPARRLFTQRAAAVRPGADVALGDPDAVDEICRRLDGLPLAIELAAARLRLLTPRQIADRLDDRFRLLTSGSRTVLPRQQTLRAVVDWSWDLLDEAERTVLREASVFAGGWDLAAAEAVCTGPAAHLVGALVDKSLVVATPYDPDDDRSGAAGTRGGGGMRYRMLETIHEYAAERAAEVPDLRAEAERRHRVWARGLAERAEPLLRSAAQLPWIRRLETELDNIRAALHRALVAGAEEEAGSLVLAMGWFWWLRNFRDEGTDWTDRVLRLGAALDATGSAPGAHGGAGLAGLERFDPLDAFLDAPGREESHPLHRLRMRVRMLHLFMRVETEQLGEETNPRLREYVERVRDAFEKGGPDAASMPGIVWPMAAFFLSGSYDVRPAMEKAVANCRAYGDDWAIGVTLMFRTHMVVDAPGGMPGVDDDLAELRVLSRRVGDRWMRAQVCSAAAEAAMARGLFDEAKAEYEEALRLAFEVGANAETPFLLARLAELAYRSGERAQTLAALDEADAAADRYGVTDSRAFVRLLRAQLALDDDETALARDMWSKAHEMSLRGTPPPQFMAALNWVEALITAAESGPERGLRKMAAALDAAVAGRCADTVTASLVESAAGLLSGLGDHARATRLLTAGERWRGGHPRLALERAAAERGEAAARAVLGSGRYASERGRGAGFTADDALRDLADAVREHPAREPSVGSR, encoded by the coding sequence GTGCGGTACAGAATCCTGGGAGTCGCCCAGGCGGAGGACGAGCGGGGAACCCCGACCACGGTCGGCGGCCCCCGCGTCCGCGCGCTCCTCACCGCCCTGGCCCGCCGCCCCGACCGCACCACCTCCCCGGAAACCCTGATCGACGAGGTGTGGGCCGACGACCCCCCGCTGGACGCACCGGCCGCCCTGCAGGCCCTGGTCGGCCGTCTGCGCCGCGCCCTCGGCAGGGACGCCGTCGTCTCGGAGCCCGGCGGCTACCGTCTGCGCGCCACCAGCGACGACATCGACCTGTTCGTCTTCGAGCGACTGGTGCGCGAAGGCACCGCGGCCCTCGGACACGGCGACGCCCCCACCGCCGCCCGCAGCCTCCGCGAGGCCCTCGCCCTGTGGCGCGGCCCCGCCCTCGCGGACCTCCCCGACCGCGGCGCCGCCACCCGCGTCGAGGCACTCCGCCTGGAGGCGACGCGCACCCGCATCGAGGCGGACCTGCGACTCGGCCGCGCCCCCGACCTCGTACCCGAACTGCGGGAGCTGACGGCCGACCACCCGTACGACGAGGCCCTGCGCGCGCTGCTTCTCCGGGCCCTGCGCGACGCGGGCCGCGGCGCGGACGCGCTGGCCGCGTACGAGGAGGTGCGCCGCGCCCTGCTGGACGGCCTGGGTACCGATCCGGGTCCGGAACTGCGTTCCCTGCACGCGGAGCTGCTCGGCCGGGAGAGCGGGCCGACGCCGATACCCGTCCGGCCCGGGCGGAACAGCAACATCCGCCCGCGGCTGAACTCCTTCGTCGGGAGGGAGACCGATCTGGAGGCCATCCGCTCCGATCTGCGGGGGGCCCGCCTGGTCACGCTGACCGGGCCGGGCGGTTCGGGGAAGACCCGCCTCGCCGAGGAGGCCGCCACCGGGCTTCCGCAGGCGTGGCTGGTCGAACTGGCCCCGCTCGACCGGCCGGAGGCGGTCCCCGGCGCCGTGGTCAGCGCCCTTGGCCTGCGCGAGACCGCGCTGATGAGCAACGAGACGGTCACCGGCCAGGACGACCCGGTCGCCCTGCTCGTCGAGTACTGCGCCGCCCGCCCCCTGCTCCTCGTCCTCGACAACTGCGAACACGTCATCGGCGCCGCGGCCGACCTCGCCGAGACCCTCCTCACCCATTGCCCCGGGCTCACGATCCTCGCCACCAGCCGTGAACCCCTGGGCGTGCCCGGCGAGTCGGTGCGCCCGGTCGAGCCGCTCCCGCCCGATCCCGCACGGCGTCTGTTCACCCAGCGCGCGGCCGCCGTGCGTCCCGGTGCCGACGTGGCGCTGGGCGATCCGGACGCGGTGGACGAGATCTGCCGGCGGCTCGACGGCCTGCCCCTGGCCATCGAACTGGCCGCCGCCCGACTGCGGTTGCTCACCCCGCGGCAGATCGCCGACCGCCTCGACGACCGCTTCCGGCTGCTCACCTCCGGGAGCCGCACCGTGCTGCCCCGCCAGCAGACCCTGCGCGCCGTCGTCGACTGGTCCTGGGACCTGCTCGACGAGGCGGAGCGGACCGTGCTCCGCGAGGCGTCGGTCTTCGCCGGCGGCTGGGACCTCGCCGCCGCCGAGGCCGTCTGCACCGGTCCCGCCGCCCACCTCGTCGGCGCCCTCGTCGACAAGTCCCTCGTCGTCGCGACCCCGTACGACCCGGACGACGACAGGAGCGGCGCCGCCGGGACGCGTGGCGGCGGAGGCATGCGGTACCGGATGCTGGAGACCATCCACGAGTACGCCGCCGAGCGTGCCGCCGAGGTTCCGGATCTGCGCGCCGAGGCCGAGCGCCGCCACCGCGTGTGGGCACGCGGGCTCGCCGAGCGGGCCGAGCCGCTGCTGCGTTCCGCCGCCCAACTGCCCTGGATCCGCCGTCTGGAGACCGAACTCGACAACATCCGGGCGGCCCTGCACCGCGCACTCGTCGCAGGTGCCGAGGAGGAGGCGGGCTCGCTCGTCCTGGCCATGGGCTGGTTCTGGTGGCTGCGCAACTTCCGTGACGAGGGCACGGACTGGACGGACCGCGTCCTGCGCCTGGGAGCGGCGCTGGACGCGACCGGATCCGCGCCCGGCGCGCACGGAGGCGCCGGGCTCGCCGGGCTCGAACGCTTCGACCCGCTGGACGCCTTCCTCGACGCGCCGGGCAGGGAGGAGTCCCACCCGCTGCACCGTCTGCGGATGCGGGTGCGGATGCTGCACCTGTTCATGCGGGTGGAGACCGAGCAGCTGGGCGAGGAGACGAACCCCCGCCTGAGGGAGTACGTCGAGCGAGTGCGGGACGCCTTCGAGAAGGGCGGCCCGGACGCGGCGAGCATGCCGGGCATCGTCTGGCCGATGGCCGCCTTCTTCCTGAGCGGCTCGTACGACGTGCGCCCGGCGATGGAGAAGGCGGTCGCCAACTGCCGTGCTTACGGGGACGACTGGGCGATCGGCGTCACCCTGATGTTCCGTACCCACATGGTCGTCGACGCTCCGGGCGGCATGCCCGGCGTGGACGACGACCTCGCCGAACTGCGCGTGCTGAGCAGGCGGGTGGGCGACCGCTGGATGCGCGCCCAGGTGTGCAGCGCCGCCGCGGAGGCGGCCATGGCGCGCGGCCTCTTCGACGAGGCGAAGGCGGAGTACGAGGAGGCGCTGCGGCTCGCCTTCGAGGTCGGCGCGAACGCCGAGACGCCGTTCCTGCTGGCGCGGCTGGCCGAACTCGCCTACCGCTCCGGCGAGCGCGCGCAGACGCTGGCCGCCCTTGACGAGGCGGACGCGGCGGCCGATCGGTACGGGGTGACGGACTCCCGGGCCTTCGTCCGGCTGCTGCGCGCCCAGCTGGCGCTGGACGACGACGAGACGGCCCTCGCGCGCGACATGTGGAGCAAGGCCCACGAGATGAGCCTGCGCGGCACTCCGCCGCCCCAGTTCATGGCGGCGCTGAACTGGGTGGAGGCGCTCATCACGGCCGCCGAGTCCGGCCCGGAGCGCGGCCTGCGGAAGATGGCCGCCGCCCTGGACGCGGCCGTCGCGGGGCGGTGCGCCGACACGGTGACGGCAAGCCTGGTCGAGAGCGCGGCGGGTCTGCTGTCCGGGCTCGGCGACCATGCCCGCGCGACCCGGCTGCTCACCGCGGGGGAGCGGTGGCGCGGCGGTCACCCCCGGCTCGCCCTGGAGCGTGCCGCGGCGGAACGCGGCGAGGCCGCCGCCCGGGCGGTCCTCGGCTCCGGCCGCTATGCGTCGGAGCGCGGCAGGGGGGCCGGTTTCACCGCCGACGACGCGCTGCGCGATCTCGCGGACGCGGTGCGGGAGCACCCCGCGCGGGAGCCCTCCGTGGGGAGCCGGTAG